Proteins co-encoded in one Rattus rattus isolate New Zealand chromosome 5, Rrattus_CSIRO_v1, whole genome shotgun sequence genomic window:
- the Chac1 gene encoding glutathione-specific gamma-glutamylcyclotransferase 1: protein MKQESAAQSTPPPSLSPAPSAQPSWEDGDPQALWIFGYGSLVWKPDFAYSDSRVGFVRGYSRRFWQGDTFHRGSDKMPGRVVTLLEDHEGCTWGVAYQVRGEQVSEALKYLNVREAVLGGYDTKEVTFYPQDTPDQPLTALAYVATPQNPGYLGPAPEEVIATQILACRGFSGHNLEYLLRLADFMQLCGPQAQDEHLEAIVDAVGSLLPCSYLSEQPLALI from the exons ATGAAGCAGGAGTCCGCAGCCCAGAGCACCCCGCCTCCTTCACTGTCCCCTGCACCATCCGCGCAGCCTTCCTGGGAGGATGGCGACCCCCAAGCCCTGTGGATTTTCGGGTACGGCTCCCTAGTGTGGAAGCCTGACTTTGCCTACAGCGACAGCCGTGTGGGCTTCGTACGTGGCTATAGCCGACGGTTCTGGCAGGGAGACACCTTCCACAGGGGCAGCGATAAGATG CCTGGCCGAGTGGTGACCCTCCTTGAAGATCATGAG GGCTGCACTTGGGGTGTGGCATACCAGGTTCGAGGGGAGCAGGTGAGCGAGGCACTGAAGTACCTGAACGTGAGAGAAGCAGTGCTTGGTGGCTACGACACTAAGGAAGTCACCTTTTATCCTCAAGACACCCCTGACCAACCCCTCACAGCACTGGCCTATGTGGCCACCCCACAGAACCCTGGCTACCTGGGCCCTGCTCCCGAAGAGGTCATTGCCACACAGATCCTTGCTTGCCGAGGCTTCTCTGGCCACAACCTTGAATACTTGTTGCGTTTGGCAGACTTCATGCAGCTCTGTGGGCCTCAGGCACAAGATGAGCACCTGGAAGCCATCGTGGATGCTGTAGGAAGCCTGCTGCCCTGCTCTTACCTCTCCGAGCAGCCTCTGGCACTGATCTGA